One Dermatophagoides farinae isolate YC_2012a chromosome 1, ASM2471394v1, whole genome shotgun sequence genomic region harbors:
- the LOC124492992 gene encoding uncharacterized protein LOC124492992, translating into MQNQKTKTTDFEHDNRPSGDHPDVSNDGGGGKNGNLSNNNHNDNDDTTGRSSLQPNVEQLAVDPSSVEECLNLFKACCKKKADFGLEDLFWIMFLLIIILFSILKGLTRYTWSQITYMMLGSIGVLLLLYIGAAIFNKFVLEDSSTAHWNAHARYTQAAIHCRLNEEEQRVHVIAPPKMGGAKLNIIYSVGDVPLAKTTSSGSSSTINGGNPHSRQGSISSGIGIMPNALSNITAQAIQTAAALLGPPSSMTSTIQPSSNPVATTCSTTTAMTIVSKTATSHTNDSLSLTNQAIGASSVVTCGLLPSSLKNDIIAEEDDRPETPSFLSTYGNNNNHDRSRQHID; encoded by the exons atgcaaaatcaaaaaactaAAACGACAGATTTTGAACATGATAATCGTCCGAGTGGTGATCATCCGGATGTCTCCAACGATGGGGGCGGTggtaaaaatggaaatttaagtaacaacaatcataatgataatgatgatacgaCCGGCCGTTCAAGTCTGCAGCCAAATGTTGAACAATTGGCTGTTGATCCTTCCAGTGTTGAAGAATgtttaaatttattcaaagcTTGTTGTAAGAAAAAAGCCGATTTCG gTCTTGAAGATCTGTTTTGGATCATGTTCTTGTTAATCATCATACTGTTTTCCATATTGAAAGGCTTAACACGTTACACGTGGTCACAGATCACCTACATGATGTTAGGTTCAATCGGTGTCCTACTATTACTGTACATTGGTGCAGCcatattcaataaatttgttCTTGAAGATTCTAGTACAGCACATTGGAATGCCCATGCAAGATACACTCAAGCTGCCATTCATTGCCGACTGAATGAAGAAGAACAACGTGTTCATGTGATTGCACCACCAAAAATGGGTGGTGCcaaattgaatattatcTATTCGGTGGGCGATGTTCCATTAGCCAAAACTACATCATCCGGTTCATCGTCAACAATCAACGGTGGTAATCCACATTCACGCCAGGGTTCAATAAGCAGCGGAATAGGGATCATGCCAAATGCATTATCTAACATAACCGCCCAGGCTATCCAAACGGCTGCCGCATTACTTGGGCCACCATCCTCCATGACGTCAACGATTCAACCGTCGTCTAATCCAGTGGCCACTACTTGCtctacaacaacagccatgACGATAGTGAGCAAAACGGCAACTAGTCATACTAATGATTCCTTATCATTGACGAATCAAGCAATCGGTGCTAGTTCTGTGGTCACTTGTGGTCtgttgccatcatcattgaaaaacgaTATCATTGCTGAAGAAGATGATCGTCCTGAAACGCCTAGCTTTCTTTCAACCTACggtaacaacaataatcatgatcGTTCTCGTCAACATATTGATTAA
- the LOC124492754 gene encoding uncharacterized protein LOC124492754 — translation MMAPKNVYPIITMDNDDDNNIRKCRRERLVHIHDNSHEEKGRQNYRWSNSIVTYVNHCQQQQYHQFHNHNDSTMQTVSTLSPVSSNSDRHDIITTITTNNSQSSNTNHIDTLIESRKTWPVGITTRSAIRMMRSCGYNKDHYINHQQDSFKPKYCPTSELPIKEKNNSSRRKEKSQSSNKTSFQWSELIRPRVIHLRKLKSFRVLVFGSMNKNSITANSGGNYNYDGHRLDNNFLRKCRHNFIMEPNYQRKGSNSDLLSTYNINYACGLSNVCLELCFLKWSDSFQTKSEFYQQTFAPYFDMTNIAIGYYDPNDLESIEHMQSWIKAFYNHHHHHNKKSLINMVIIRIEDTSSSHFRRLLRKAKRLEQRSYDHIVSSLLNKFRTSIYHMTIKHRLFGRKPSLKPLWKVMYHVITMGRMMIKKHSMDEDSMIIDRIENVERRLTRGHRQETLNKMIGRFIRNLTNGIWRFIKRPNHHHWF, via the coding sequence ATGATGGCaccaaaaaatgtttatccaataataacgatggacaatgatgatgataataatattcgtAAATGTAGACGTGAACGATTGGTTCATATCCATGACAACAGTCATGAAGAAAAAGGTAGACAAAATTATCGATGGTCTAATTCAATAGTTACTTATGTTAAccattgtcaacaacaacaatatcaccaatttcataatcataatgattcgACAATGCAAACTGTATCAACATTGTCACCAGTTTCAAGCAATAGCGATCGACATGACATAATTACGACAATAACGACAAACAATAGTCAAAGTTCCAACACTAATCATATCGATACATTAATTGAATCACGTAAAACATGGCCAGTCGGTATAACGACACGATCAGCTATACGAATGATGCGTTCATGTGGTTATAATAAAGATCATTATATTAACCATCAGCAAGATTCTTTCAAACCAAAATATTGCCCAACATCAGAATTGCCaatcaaagagaaaaataattcatcaagaCGAAAAGAGAAAAGCCAATCATCGAACAAGACATCATTTCAATGGTCTGAATTGATTAGACCCAGAGTAATTCATTTGAggaaattaaaatcattccGGGTACTTGTGTTTGGTtctatgaacaaaaatagtATCACTGCCAATAGTGGAGGcaattataattatgatggTCATCGTCTAGACAATAATTTCCTAAGGAAATGTCGtcataattttattatgGAACCAAATTACCAACGAAAAGGTAGCAATAGTGATCTACTTTCGACGTACAACATTAATTATGCGTGTGGCTTATCGAATGTTTGTCTCGAACTTTGTTTTCTGAAATGGTCGGATTCGTTTCAAACTAAATCGGAattttatcaacaaacatTTGCTCCTTATTTCGATATGACCAATATAGCAATAGGTTATTATGATCCAAATGATTTGGAATCTATTGAACATATGCAATCATGGATCAAAGctttttataatcatcatcatcatcataataaaaaatcattaatcaatatggtcatcattcgaatcgaaGATACAAGCTCAAGCCATTTTAGACGATTACTACGAAAAGCTAAACGACTAGAACAACGATCCTATGACCATATAGTGTCATctttgttgaataaatttcgTACATCCATCTATCATATGACTATCAAACATCGTCTATTCGGACGTAAACCTTCATTAAAACCATTATGGAAAGTAATGTATCATGTAATCACAATGGGCcgtatgatgattaaaaaacattcgatggATGaagattcaatgattattgatcgaATCGAAAATGTTGAAAGACGTCTTACTCGTGGACATAGACAAGAAacattaaataaaatgataggTCGTTTTATACGAAACTTAACAAATGGAATTTGGCGATTTATAAAGCGacctaatcatcatcattggttttaA